TGGCAAGCGCACACGCGTTTGTGCgcggggggtggtggtggtggggggagCCACGGATGGACACACGGACACTTCCTCAACCCGCGGCTCCCCCTCCCGCGTGGGCCGCGTCCCGTGGTGCCGTGGGCGCCCCTGAGTGGGTGCTGCCGGCCGGGACCCACggcacccacagcccccaccccccccacgGGGACCGACCCGCGGGCCCCCACTGCGGAGCACGCACCCCGCGGCACCCACCCCGCGGGGACCCTCCCCACGGGGACCCCCTCGCCCTCGGGCACCCACCCTCGGGtcccggcccccccccgccccgagacccccaacccaccccccaccccccctgcCCACGGGGGATCCCGGACACGCGGCCCCGGACTCACCTgcgccccgcggccgccgctgCCCAGCGCTTCCGCACGTCGGGGCcggccgtggcgggggcgggggcgtgGCCGGCCGAGGGACCGCCCCCGgcaccgccccgccccgggggcGAGGCCCGTGGGTGTCCCCCGTGGGTGTGTCCCCTCCAtgtgtgtcgtccccccccagTCGTGCGTCGGTCCCCCCCCACCGGTGTCACCCGTGACGTGTGCCCGCTCCCCCCCGGGCATTACCGCCAGACCACCTCATTAACATACGCTTTGCATACATTTGCATATCCTGCGcccaccgcccgccccacgTGACGCGCGGGGATCCCCGCAGTGGGCGGGGATCCCTGCCGGGGTACGATTGGCCGCGCTCGCTGTCACTCAGGGTGTCCCCACccacccgccgccgcccccgccccttCAGGCGAGGCACGCCCGCCCCGGGGGCGTTGCCAGGCAACGCGGAGGCGGGGCGATGGggcggggcgaggggggggcggggcgaggGGGGGCGGGCCCGCCAGGCCGTCGGGCTCTGCCGCCGGTCGCCCGCCTAAGCCCGACTTAAACCTGAGCTGGCCTCTGCTGCGGGGGGGGCCAGTTCCCACGGCGGGGGGGGCAGATCCCAGTGGATTCCCAGTGGTGGGGAGCAGATCCAGTGGGGGGTGGGGCGCGATCCCAGTGGATTCCCCTGGGGGCAGATCCCAGTGGATTCCCAGTGGGAGTGGAGCAGATCCCAGTGGATgcgggggaggggagcagaCCCCAGTGGATGAGGGGAGCAGATCCCAGCCGATtcccggcgggggggggggcgggggggggcagatCCCGGAGGCAGGGGCCGCCCGGGCTGCTGCTCCGTTCcggcccccctccccggggggtggtggggtttCCCCTCCTCGCTGCGCCCCTTCGAGGCAGCCCTTGGAGGATCCGTTGGGAGCCGCCTCTGGGATCAACCTGCAGATCCCTGGGGATCGGCCGCGGGGCAGGGCCTGATCCGGGGCCACCAGCCAGGAACGGCCAATTCGGCCGGGAATCTCGGCCCCGCTGTGCcgcggggttgggggggggggggggcggggggcggctaCAGCCCTCGGAGCGTCTTCCCGACGCATCCCGGCCGAATTCCCTTCCCGCACCGGAAAAGGCACCCAAACACGCCGGTTTCGGGGATGCCGATGGGGTATTTCCTCGAGGGTCCTGCTTCGGCGCCCGCTCGAGCCTCGCCAGGGGGGTGTCTCCCCTCGCGGGAGGGAGGCGGCGGCCCCACCGATGAGCCGGCGTCGAGCTTTTCGGCCGAGATTTcggggaaaggggaaggaaacgGGACAGGCCGAGCATttcccctccgccgccgccttcCGGGAAGCGCCGGGCCTTCGGCTCAGCCTTGGATTTCTCCACGGAGAAACAAAACCCTTCTTGGCACCGATTTCCCTCTGCCAGCGCTCTCCGCCTCGtggtttcttttctatttcttttctattccCAGATGAAAAAACTGAGTTTCAAATTCCTCGGGACGGCCTCGCGGCCGTGAGAGGGAGCACTCAGCCCTGCCGACGCCGCAGCGGCTCCGCCAAGGGCCGTCGGACGGGCTTTCCCGGAGTTGGGCATTCAGCGCCTCGGAGCCATCGCTTCCCGGGCTCCCGGCCAGCCGCCCCGCTCCGGATAGCGGCCGCGTAGATTTTGGGTTCTTTCAGCTGGTTTTTGGCCACAGGTAGAGGGAGAACCTTTCCGAAAACCCGGTGGCGCTCCCACCTCCGCGTTTCTGCCTCAAATCACGTCGTTGTTTGTCTTTAGTTAattacgggggggggggagtaaAACAGCAGAGACCGATCTCCACATCTTAATTTGGCGGCTTCCTCCCGTAGAGCCAGCTCTGGCGCGAGCGCGATGCGCTGCCGAGGAGCCGGAGCGGTGCCGGAGCGGTGCCGGAGCCACGCCGGGCCAGCCGGCCGACCCACTCCCAGCCAGTCTGGGCAGAACACGAGGCCGCCCCGTTTCCAGGGGTTTTCCTCCGTGGCCGGGAGCCCAGCTCGGCTCCCCGCTGTCGGCCGGCTCCCGCAGCGTCAGCCAGGGCGCCCTCAGGCCGGCCAAAACCGAAGCGGCGTGGGAGACGCTCCAGCAGCCGCGACATCCAAAAGCCCCGTGCCCCGGGGAGAGGCGCCGAGGTGCCGGTTTGCGCTCCGGTTTTGACGTCTCGTGTTCTCTTGCGGCAGCTCCGAGCGGGCGGTTCGGAGAAAGCCGAGGGAATCCTTCGCCATCCCGCGCCTCCCGGTCAGCGGGACTTGCCGATGGAGGTGGTTCCTCGGCGGGAGGCGGTTCCTCGGTGGGA
The Phalacrocorax aristotelis chromosome 1, bGulAri2.1, whole genome shotgun sequence DNA segment above includes these coding regions:
- the LOC142051951 gene encoding uncharacterized protein LOC142051951 isoform X2 → MSRRRAFRPRFRGKGKETGQAEHFPSAAAFREAPGLRLSLGFLHGETKPFLAPISLCQRSPPRGFFSISFLFPDEKTEFQIPRDGLAAVRGSTQPCRRRSGSAKGRRTGFPGVGHSAPRSHRFPGSRPAAPLRIAAASERAVRRKPRESFAIPRLPVSGTCRWRWFLGGRRFLGGTVVQSSGLWKLRPLAAVGRLCEEVGRFLQKSSPAVGHAGRLMAEVGWQEKRECSVLTQKVLTAIGDRASKPFVAAAFSCLPPPRLRSC
- the LOC142051951 gene encoding uncharacterized protein LOC142051951 isoform X1 is translated as MSRRRAFRPRFRGKGKETGQAEHFPSAAAFREAPGLRLSLGFLHGETKPFLAPISLCQRSPPRGFFSISFLFPDEKTEFQIPRDGLAAVRGSTQPCRRRSGSAKGRRTGFPGVGHSAPRSHRFPGSRPAAPLRIAAASERAVRRKPRESFAIPRLPVSGTCRWRWFLGGRRFLGGTVVQSSGLWKLRPLAAVGRLCEEVGRFLQKSSPAVGHAGRLMAEVGWQEKRECSVLTQKVCSPKTHVTSQIRSQEPFCRRYAAVTRWGQGKRRGNRRRQRDTLTTLNKTSRSPSSEYFHVKILQYREEKL